From Mastacembelus armatus chromosome 9, fMasArm1.2, whole genome shotgun sequence:
CCACCCACTGCTGTCATAGAGTCCAAACGTGTCAACGAGCAAATCATCTTGGACACAGGATAAGAGGCAGCAGAGCCATTGGGCCGTGAACAGCACTTTCCTAAAACTAAACAGAAATATCGCAAAACAAAGATCCCCCCCAGAAATTATATTAACGCTTTTACATTTAGGGCGTTTTTTTAAATGCGCAAATCAACGCGGCGTGAAAGTATAACCCGACCAGCGTCGTGcgtaaaagtttatttttcaaattggCGGCCATGCGAAGTTTCTCGGAGCCGTGCGTCCCAGGAGAGGTACCACAAAGCTTTCCAACATCAGTTGGAGATGCGGCCCTTCGCGGGACTATACTGACCGGACCCCCGTTGTTCCCTGCTATAGCTTTGTCTTCCCGGGGGTCAGCAGAACCCACTTTGGATGTCAGCGCGGATCCGATCATTCACACGTCAACACCGGAGCAGTCTGCGACTTTCGGTCGGCCTCCCGAAATTCTGGAGGGAGGGGAAGTGACAGAAGATGAGCCGAAGGTCTATTTGGAATCCAGGGACCTTTGGAGACAGTTCCACAAATGCGGCACAGAAATGGTCATTACAAAATCTGGGAGGTAGGCGCCAGTAAATGTTTAACAGTCACGCATGGACGGACAGTGTTACCGTGTTTTAATGAACGAATGcttcttcaccttctccctgcAGGCGCATGTTTCCACCGCTCAAGGCCCGGTGCACCGGGATGGACAGAAAAGCCAAATATATTCTTCTGATGGACATCGTGTCAGCTGATGACTGCAGATATAAGTTTCATAACTCGCGCTGGATGGTGGCGGGGAAGGCAGACCCGGAGATGCCCAAACGCATGTACATCCACCCTGACAGTCCGGCCACGGGAGACCAGTGGATGTCCAAAGTGGTCAGTTTTCACAAACTGAAACTGACCAACAACATATCAGACAAACACGGATTTGTAAGTTTGGATAAAAATGTCCATATTAACCAAGATGCTGCCAGAGAATCTGATCTATAAAATGCAAAGTTATTAAACTATTTTCTACATCCTCACCATGACAGTGtgacttttatgtttttatttgcagacaATTCTCAACTCCATGCACAAATACCAACCGAGATTTCATGTAGTTAAGGCAAATGACATCCTCAGACTGCCTTACAGCACCTTTAGGACATACATCTTCTTTGAGACTGAATTCATTGCAGTCACAGCTTATCAAAATGATAAGGTAAGAACTTTACTTCTCCctaaaacactttcagaaaGATGTAGACTGTAGTATTTCTTGATTCTGTTAATGCAAAAAGGCCTCAGGGTTTATTGTTGTAATAACAGCTTTGTTGCTTTACTGTAACAAGAGGCTTCTATAAACCACTGTATGGTTTAGGTTTAGATAAGTAATCAACATGTGACAAACAATTCAACTTAACCTCGCTCCCCTCTATCCTAACTTTCAGAtcacacagctgaaaatagaCAACAATCCTTTTGCGAAAGGATTCCGAGACACGGGAAatggaagaagagaaaagaggtaAGTTCACTGTTCGACTCATTCATGCAATTACAAAATaagctataaaaaaaacagatttgctTTAGTTGTGGTGGTGCCCATGTGCAAAGTATTTAGAAAAcattgtccagttccacatgCAGTATTGTGATGCATATTTGTATCATTATTAATTGTGTAATTATTATAATCAACCTATGCAGTAATGGAAACGACAATGTTTGCAGTGGACATTGTTTTAATACTGTTTATAGTTTCATCTAAAAAAGTGTAAGAACCTTCCTGTGTAAAGCTTTAGGCATCA
This genomic window contains:
- the tbx3b gene encoding T-box transcription factor TBX3 isoform X3, whose protein sequence is MRSFSEPCVPGEVPQSFPTSVGDAALRGTILTGPPLFPAIALSSRGSAEPTLDVSADPIIHTSTPEQSATFGRPPEILEGGEVTEDEPKVYLESRDLWRQFHKCGTEMVITKSGRRMFPPLKARCTGMDRKAKYILLMDIVSADDCRYKFHNSRWMVAGKADPEMPKRMYIHPDSPATGDQWMSKVVSFHKLKLTNNISDKHGFTILNSMHKYQPRFHVVKANDILRLPYSTFRTYIFFETEFIAVTAYQNDKITQLKIDNNPFAKGFRDTGNGRREKRKLQLSSQKSKEMRLTDMKSEGVKDSSPQYSDNSKSSDGHEGDSDTVEDNAGEKECKIQNETKADLRVVSTERTVRSPVETLTEVDPRQCHVISIRAEGVGCCQPQQQRSCDIRSERLVQLRYHGQNSAVWAKSGSTCQDCRSARVSYPPSTPHAGTGPWEPLTFWRRSILSPLRSLCSISSAPQCTNTIQSGFRWLFKHPHLE